The DNA segment CAAAAGAAAGGTGGGACTCAAAAGAGTTTAAAGCTATTCGAAAAAAATACAAAATTCTATCATACCCTTTAATACGAGTATTGTATCACAAAGTGAGTGGTATAGAAGAACGTATTGCTATTTATAACCTCAGAAAAAAAATAGAACAGTGTACTGACAAAAAAATATCATCTCAAGATACTTTAGAACATTCTCTGGACCTTCTTGCTAAATATAAAAAAACCATGTTAAAAACACCATGCGTTATTGTAGAGTACATGGATAAAAATAATACTGACATTAAACGAGAATATATTATTATTAAAAGAGATACAAATGAATATAGCATTAATGTACATAGTTCGGTTATAGCGGAAGATAGTAGTCAAATAGAAATACAACCCTCTATTTTTACTGTGAGTGATAAAGAAAATATTACAGAAAAAACCATAGAAGCTATTAAAGTATTACAAGAGAAGTTTAAAGATTAAAAAAAGGTTGCTTTTTACTAAGTCAGTACATTGGGATTGACATTTAAAGCATTAGGCATCATACTTTAGGAAAATATAATCTTTTAAAGTGGTTTTACCACTACTGGTAAAACAGTACTCAGTAAATTATTAATCAATACAAGGGAATTACGGTGGCAACAAGTAAATCCGGTGGTTCAACGCAGAATGGTCGTGATAGTCAGAGTAAACGGCTAGGTGTTAAAATCTTTGACGGGCATCGTGTTTTTGGTGGTGAAATTATCGTTAGACAAAGGGGAACTCGTGTTCATCCTGGGAAAGGTGTTGGACGTGGAGGTGACGATACTTTGTTTGTAAAAACATCAGGTGCTATCAAGTTTCATTATGGTAGAAAAGGTCGCAAATACGTGTCGGTTTTGCCACTTTCATAGTGTTTGGTTAAGTGGTGGGGGCTCTAGCTATCTGTTGAGCATAAAAACTGGTTCCCAGGGAGTGTTATGATCAATTTTCTCAAATATCGCATTATAGCTTGGTTGTTTTCCTTATCTATGTTGGTAGGATTTATTGGTTACTATGTGTATAAAAACCAAAGCCGTGGCTATGTGTTTAGCTACAGTGTTGATTTTACCGGCGGTACACAGATTTTGTTTAAGTTTAATAAACCAATTATTGGGACTGATATAGAAAATATACTTGATGAGAATGGATGGCCTGGGGCGATTACGCGAGAGTTTTCTGGCAATAATGATGTTCTTATTCGTGTGAAAGAGGTTGCGACTGATGCAATAGGGCTTGCCGAGCGTATGCGTTCAGTAATGGAAAAGGCGTTTCCTGGAGCAGAAGTTACTGTTTTACAGAGCGAGTCTGTTGGGCCAGGAATTGGTGCTGATTTGCGCTGGAAATCGATGCGTGCTGTTTTGATTGCATTGGCAGCGATGCTATTGTACATAGCGTTACGATTTTGGTCGCTTGGATTTGCTTTGGGTGCTGTTGTTGCGTTGTTTCATGATGCGTTTGCTATGTTAGCAATTTTTTTATTGTTTGATTTAGAAATTTCTATAAATGTGATTGGTGCTATTTTGGCGGTACTTGGATATTCGATTAATGATACGATTGTTATCTATTCGAGTATTCGCTCAAACATTAAAAAAATGAGAGGAGCTTCGATTACTCAAATTGTGAATGTTAGTTTAAATGAGACTTTCCGTCGTACCTTGTTAACTAGTATTTCAACGGCATTGACTGTGGGTGCAATGTTTGTGCTTGGTGGCCAAGTGCTCCGTGATTTTTCCCTTGCGCTTCTGGTTGGAATTATATTTGGAACATATTCTTCCATTTACATTGCCAGTTCTGTTATAATGATGTTACATAAAGAAAGTGATACGCCTAGTTAGCGTATAAATAAGTCAGTAATCAAACTTGTGCTTACCTACTTCTTTACTAATAAAAATCATGTCTTAATATCTTTTTTTTACAAAAATACTGTGTTCTAATCAGTGGGAGGAGCCTTTATGACATTTTTTGTCTATACGAGTTTAGGGGGATTTTTTAATGAAGTCAGATAATCTCGATTTACTTTTAAAAAAGCAGGATGAATCTGATATATCTGTTGATAATGCAAGCAAATCAGAAGTGGCTGAAAGCGATCGTAGTGTGGTAGGAAAAAAGACTTCAAAAGGTGGGGTATCTAAAAGTTCATCCACAAAATCTAGTAGTCAATCAAACAGTAATTTTTCTGCCAAACAACGAGTTGAGGGGCAGGTTAGTGATGAAAAAAACACTGCAATTGCAGCAGCAACAGAAAAAAATATAAAAAGTGAATCAGACGTGCAGAAAAAAGAGCGTATACAAGCTGTGCCATCTCGTAATATTGTTATGGCAAAAAATGGTAATGGTGGTAATGGGCAAGGATATGTTCAAAGGAGTGGTGGAAGTAAATTTCGCTCTAATGTACAAAGACGATCAAGGACTGACGGTGGTGGCGGAGGTAGACGCCGTTACGATATGCAAAATACACAAAATCGCGAAATAACAGCATATGATGTGAAGGTGCAGCTTAAAGAGTATGAGGAGAAAAAAATTACGATTGATCAGCTTTCTTTAGCAGACCTTAACTTCTATGCACGTCGATTGGGTATTATTGGTGCTGGTCTTATGCGTAAAGTTCAATTGGTTGAGCGTATTAAATATGTTGAAGCTCACCCAGATATGGAGCTAGAAGTAGAAGGAGTTTTAGAGCGATTACCAGATGGCTTTGGTTTTTTACGCTCAGGTCAATATGATTATATTTCTGGTCCAGATGATGTGTATGTTTCGCCGTCACAAATTCGTCGTTTTAATTTGCGGACTGGTGATATGATTAAAGGGGTGATAAGAAAGCCAAGAGAGGGTGAGAAATATTTTGCATTATTAAAAGTTGACTCTGTAAATGGTAAAGATCCTTCTACGATGGGTGATAGGCTTTCATTTGATAGACTATCTCCAATGCATCCAAATGAAAAATTTAATTTGGAATGTGATCCTTCCATTATTTCAATGCGGGTAATGGATCTATTTACACCAATTGGTAAAGGGCAGCGTGGGCTAATTGTTGCGCCACCGAAAGTTGGCAAAACAGTATTACTCAAAGACTTAGCTCGTGCAATTCTAACTAATCATGAAGAAGCTTATTTGATTGTGTTACTTATTGATGAACGCCCAGAAGAGGTTGCCGATATGCGGCGTACGGTAAAAGGGGCAAACGCGGAAGTTATAAGTTCCACTTTTGATGAAACGGCAAGCCGTCACGTACAAGTTGCGGATATGGTTTTAGAGAAAGCCAAACGAATGGTAGAAGCAGGTAAAGATGTTGTTATTTTACTTGATGCGATTACTCGTCTTGCGCGTGCATATAATACGGTGGCCCCTGCTTCTGGTAAAGTACTGACTGGTGGTATTGATGCAAATGCATTGCAAAAGCCAAAAAGATTTTTTGGTGCAGCACGAAACATTGAAGAGGGTGGATCCTTGACCATTATTGGAACAGCGCTTGTTGATACTGGCTCTCGTATGGATGAAGTTATTTATGAAGAGTTTAAAGGTACGGGTAATATGGAAATGCATATGACGCGTAAACTCTCTAACCGTCGTATTTATCCAGCATTTGATTTATTAGTATCTGGTACGCGCCGTGATGAGTTGCTGCATACTGATGAAGACTTAAAAAAAGTTTGGATTATGCAGAAATTTTTATCCACTATGAGCACGATTGAAGGTATGGAATTTCTAATTGATAGAATGAAAAAAACCAAAACAAATCGTGAGTTCTTAGAAACCATGAATAAAAAAATGGATGTGTAAGTAGAAAAATGTTCATTTTTTTATGAGACAAACAAAATGGCCGGATGTATGTTCGGCCTTACTTTATTCTAAGATATCTAAGTCAAAAGTAGAAAAATTACCCTTTTGCGCTTTATAACCACCAACAAAAGCAATCATTGCGCCATTATCAGTACAGTATTGGCGTGACGGAGTAAACAGTTGTTTGTTGTGTTTGTGTGCAAAATCGGCAAATTGTTTTTTAATATAATTATTGCAAGCAACACCACCAACAAAGCAGATACTTTTAATAGCAGGGTATTTTTTAATAGCAAGTAGCAGTTTTTCTTGAAAAATATCGGCAATACAAACAATCAATGAGCTGGCAACTTGTTTTTTGAGTACATCATCATTTTCTTGTAAAAAAGTTTTGCTTTTAAGTTCGTATGCACCACGTTTTACTAAGTCATAAAGTACCGCGGTTTTAAGGCCAGAAAAACTAAAACTAAGTGTCTTTTTCTGAGGGCGAGGGTAATTAAAAAAATCTACAAAACCAACTTCTTGAGCTAATTTTTCTATGATTGGGCCTCCAGGATATGGCAGGCCTACTAGTTTTGCAACTTTATCAAATGCTTCACCCGCAGCATCATCAATAGTTTCACCAATAACTTCGTACTTGCCAAAATCATGTACCAAATACATTGCAGTATGTCCACCAGATGCGGTTAAGCATATAAAAGGAAATGGTACATTATTTTCTATACATGCAGAAAAAATATGGCCTTCTAAATGATTTATACCAATTAATTTTTTGTGTTGTGCCCAAGCAAGTGATTTTGCAAAGCATGTACCAATCAATAATGCGCCAGGCAATCCTGGTTTGTGTGTAACAGCAATAGTGTCAATAGTTTCAAGTGTAACATTTGCTTTTTTAAGAGCATGTGAAACAACACCGTTAATTTTTTCTACATGTGCACGGGAAGCAATTTCTGGTATAACTCCACCAAATGGTGCATGTAGTTTTATCTGTGAAAATAGTACGTTAGAAAGCATACCAAGGTTTGTGTGATAAACTGCTGCAGCGGTCTCATCACATGATGTTTCTATTCCTAAAATATACATGATGATTACGTGTTGAACGCTACAAGCGTTGTAAGTGGGTTTTGTTTCACTTGACGTGTTATAGTTGCATGAAGGGTATCATAATTGATTGCCTTTAATAATTGTTGTGTCAAGATGTCGTGTACAACATTCTCTTGCAGATCTTTTTTTAGTACAATTTTTGGTAATTCAATTGATGAGCCTTGTTCTAGGTGGTCAACATAGCTACCAGGTAAATATACAATAATGGCGTCATCAGGAATACGAGTTAATGGCACATGCAATTGCTTGGTATGCCATTTGTGTATTGCTTTTCCATCAATTTCTCTTATGTCTAATTCAAGCGAAAACAGTTTATAATCTGCACCATTAGCAATGGTGAAATATTTAACGGTATTATCTTGAACCATGGGATTAATATCATCAACAATAACTAGATAGAAAAATGTTTGACTTTTATCAACTGAAAGCTCAAAAGAAACAGTCTTGCTTTTGTTACCAACGTCACAATGAATAATGACACCACCATGCCATACGCGAACGCTCGCATTTTTTGTAAAATGAGCTGGCAAATCAATAGTGCCAACAAAAAGCTTGCAATCGTTAAATGCTAATGCACCGGTGGTAAAGCTGCATAAAAATGCTAAAATTGCCATTATACATTTTTTATTCATAGCATTCCTATTATATTAATTAAGTGGTACGATATACATAAATACCGTTTATTACTCGTAGAATAGCGTAAAGAACATGATTGGGCAAGGGATATACCGTTTACTAAAGGCTATGGTGTTTAAAGAACGCTCCGTGCATATACTTGCACTTTCGTTTAGTCTTGGTGTGTATATTGCATTTTCTCCCTTTATTGGTCTTCACACGATTATGATCTTTTTTTTATCGTGGTTACTATCGCTTAATATAGCGGTTACGTTTATGGCAACATATTTAATTAATAATCCATGGACTATGATTCCTGTGTATAGTTCTGGTTATTTTTTTGGAGATTGGATGCTTTCCAGTATATTTGGAGTAGATACTATTGCAAGTAATCCTGCATGGATGTCTTATATTAACGAGCCAATAATACAGTGTACTGGCATTCAGGGAGTTTCGTTTTGGGCACTTTTAACTGGTGGTAATGTGCTTGGTGTTGGCTTAGCGCTTGTGCTATATCCCATTATGAAAAAAGTTTTTGGTCGTATTGTTGTGCGAGTATACCCATAACCCAATATACAAGTAGGCAATTCATGAAAGTTATTTCTCAAAATAAAAAAGCGTTTCACGATTATGATATTTTAGACAAACTAGAGGCGGGTATCGTTTTGACTGGAGATGAAGTTAAAGCATTACGTGCTGGACATGTGCGGCTTACTGGTTCATATGCTACGATTCATGATGGTGAATTACTTTTAATTAATTGCCACATTACACCGTATGAAAAGGCATATCGCCAAAGGGAGGAATTGGCGACGCGATCACGTACATTATTAGTACATCGTAAAGAATTAAATCGTATTATTGGCGATATTTCTACTAAGGGTATTACAGTGGTACCTTTAAAACTTTATTTTAATAAACGAAGTAAAATAAAAGTTGAGCTTGGCATTGCTAAACATAAAAAAGCTGCAGGAAAGAAGCAGGTATTAAAAGAGCGTGACATTAAACGGCAAACGGAGCGGGAACTGAAAGCTGTGTATAAATATTAGGTTATAAAAAAATGGTTTCAGAGATATAATAAACGGATGTTGAAGGTAAAATCTATTTATAGAGCTATTTTTTTTCTACTTTTACTTTATCCATATGTTGTTTTTGCGTATAAAGCAATGACTATTGTACCGGTTGCTGATTGCTATGAATTTCCACTTCAAGATAATTTTAATGTTCACGAATATGATGGTCCTGGTGTTTCTGAAGATACAAAAAATGAAAAAAATCCTCGCTGTTATCAATTACTATTTAATGAAACAGTTGATGTGATTGAGCAAAAAGGTGACTATTTGTGTGTTGCTATACCGCATATTTTGTACTGTGGGAATGGACGAGGCGATTTAAAAAATAGTTTTTGGATTCACAAAGGATCGGTAATTTCTCTAAAAAATATACAAAAAAAAGAAGTATTAATTAAATATATTCCCCAGCCGATTATCAGCAGTTATCAAGACCTTGCACTGTGTAATAAAGGCGTGGTGACACTTACAATGCCATTTTATGATCCCGTTACACAAAAACATTATTCTGCAGGTACGAGATTTGTACAAGTTAATCAAGCAAATAGTACATGCAACCACATATATACTTGTAATACACACCATATTCTTGTGTGGATCTTGGATACAAAGAACTGGCAGTGGGAATATACGTCGATACCAAAAAATATCTGTATAACCTATTGCGGAAAAAAAACACAGAAGGAACGGATAGTTGACTTTGTGAGGCTTATTAGGACATGGGCTAACCAAACAACTGGCTTTATACCATATGTTTGGGGAGGCGCAAGTTTTTGCTATACAATGCACACAAAACAAAAGCATCCTTATCAAGTTTATTGTGGTTTTGATTGCTCGTGCTTGGTATCTCGTGCTGCGCAAATATGTGGTATTCCCTATTTTTTAAAAAATACAGCAACAATAGGCTGCATACTTACTCCGTTGCGCTTTGATCAAAAAATAAAAAGCGGTGATTTGCTATGGTGGTTTGGTCATGTCATGGTTGTTTCTTCAGTTGAAGATAACTTACTCATTCATGCACGAGGTTATGGGTCTGGTTATGGCATTTTGCATGAAACACCTCTTAAAGAAGTATTTAAAGATGTTGTCACTTACGATGATTTAAGAATGTCATGGTTGCAGCGAAAGCCATTACGTGTACTTAATAAGCAAGGAAATGTTTGTGCAAAAATAGATATTTTTAATTTTTACTCTTTGACGTATTAACAATCACCTTTACTTTCTGTTATTTTTTTATCTGTTCTTTCTTTCTAATAAATTGCCGACATGGAAAATTTGCTAAGATTAGGTAAAAATGGTAGATTGTAAAATAATAGCGTTTTTTATTGAAATATTCGGGGGCGTACTGGTTTCGACGTGTTGTTGAGAGCTGTGAGCGCATGTCGAGCTTTGGCTGAGTAGCTCGTTAATCAAACAGTCATAAACAAGAAGTGCAGACTTCAAAACTACTCTCGCCTACGCTTAGTTTGTCGAGAGTTGCGTAACACATAGTTTACGCCGGGTTTTTTAGTGGTTTA comes from the Candidatus Dependentiae bacterium genome and includes:
- a CDS encoding DUF2062 domain-containing protein; this translates as MIGQGIYRLLKAMVFKERSVHILALSFSLGVYIAFSPFIGLHTIMIFFLSWLLSLNIAVTFMATYLINNPWTMIPVYSSGYFFGDWMLSSIFGVDTIASNPAWMSYINEPIIQCTGIQGVSFWALLTGGNVLGVGLALVLYPIMKKVFGRIVVRVYP
- the smpB gene encoding SsrA-binding protein SmpB; its protein translation is MKVISQNKKAFHDYDILDKLEAGIVLTGDEVKALRAGHVRLTGSYATIHDGELLLINCHITPYEKAYRQREELATRSRTLLVHRKELNRIIGDISTKGITVVPLKLYFNKRSKIKVELGIAKHKKAAGKKQVLKERDIKRQTERELKAVYKY
- the rho gene encoding transcription termination factor Rho, coding for MAKNGNGGNGQGYVQRSGGSKFRSNVQRRSRTDGGGGGRRRYDMQNTQNREITAYDVKVQLKEYEEKKITIDQLSLADLNFYARRLGIIGAGLMRKVQLVERIKYVEAHPDMELEVEGVLERLPDGFGFLRSGQYDYISGPDDVYVSPSQIRRFNLRTGDMIKGVIRKPREGEKYFALLKVDSVNGKDPSTMGDRLSFDRLSPMHPNEKFNLECDPSIISMRVMDLFTPIGKGQRGLIVAPPKVGKTVLLKDLARAILTNHEEAYLIVLLIDERPEEVADMRRTVKGANAEVISSTFDETASRHVQVADMVLEKAKRMVEAGKDVVILLDAITRLARAYNTVAPASGKVLTGGIDANALQKPKRFFGAARNIEEGGSLTIIGTALVDTGSRMDEVIYEEFKGTGNMEMHMTRKLSNRRIYPAFDLLVSGTRRDELLHTDEDLKKVWIMQKFLSTMSTIEGMEFLIDRMKKTKTNREFLETMNKKMDV
- the rpmA gene encoding 50S ribosomal protein L27, yielding MATSKSGGSTQNGRDSQSKRLGVKIFDGHRVFGGEIIVRQRGTRVHPGKGVGRGGDDTLFVKTSGAIKFHYGRKGRKYVSVLPLS
- the tsaD gene encoding tRNA (adenosine(37)-N6)-threonylcarbamoyltransferase complex transferase subunit TsaD, with protein sequence MYILGIETSCDETAAAVYHTNLGMLSNVLFSQIKLHAPFGGVIPEIASRAHVEKINGVVSHALKKANVTLETIDTIAVTHKPGLPGALLIGTCFAKSLAWAQHKKLIGINHLEGHIFSACIENNVPFPFICLTASGGHTAMYLVHDFGKYEVIGETIDDAAGEAFDKVAKLVGLPYPGGPIIEKLAQEVGFVDFFNYPRPQKKTLSFSFSGLKTAVLYDLVKRGAYELKSKTFLQENDDVLKKQVASSLIVCIADIFQEKLLLAIKKYPAIKSICFVGGVACNNYIKKQFADFAHKHNKQLFTPSRQYCTDNGAMIAFVGGYKAQKGNFSTFDLDILE
- the secF gene encoding protein translocase subunit SecF, giving the protein MINFLKYRIIAWLFSLSMLVGFIGYYVYKNQSRGYVFSYSVDFTGGTQILFKFNKPIIGTDIENILDENGWPGAITREFSGNNDVLIRVKEVATDAIGLAERMRSVMEKAFPGAEVTVLQSESVGPGIGADLRWKSMRAVLIALAAMLLYIALRFWSLGFALGAVVALFHDAFAMLAIFLLFDLEISINVIGAILAVLGYSINDTIVIYSSIRSNIKKMRGASITQIVNVSLNETFRRTLLTSISTALTVGAMFVLGGQVLRDFSLALLVGIIFGTYSSIYIASSVIMMLHKESDTPS